AAGCTTAATATCGAGGCGCCGCAATGCGACGGCAAAATCTCGTAGTGAATCGACGTCGGTAACCGCTTCTTCGTGGATCTCTAAAACCAGCGTGCGATCGCCGGCTTGTTGGCGAATCTCGCGCATCGATTCGATCAGTTCCGGTCCGAGACGTTCGTGGCAATGCGTGTTGAGAAAGAGAGCGCCCGGCACGCCGGAGGCTTCCAACGTTTTGATCGCTTCGGTTCGACAGGCCTGACTAAGGCGAATTTCCAGTCCTAGTCGCGAAGCCGCGTCAAACAGGGCAATCGGAGATTCGAGTCCCGGCACGTCGGTTCGCACGAGCGCTTCATATCCAAAAACCTCGCGAGAGACGCTGGTAACGATCGGCTGAAAAAAGATCGTCATGCGGCCTTCGTTCAGCACTTCGTGCATGCGTGAAATCGTCCAGCTCTGTTCGGGCTGGTAGTTGATGTTCGTGCATTCGACCTCGGGGACGATCTCACTGGACAAGAGCAAACGGAATTCAACATCGGCGAGTTGAATCAAATCGCCGTGATTGACGAAAGTTGGTTGAGAGATCGAGCGTCCATTGACAAAAGTGCCGTTGGTGCTTCCCAAGTCCTCAACGATTAGCTTGTCGTCGACCAGTTGCAACGTGGCATGCCGCTTCGAAACATTCGGCGAGGCGACCTGCAGTTCGCAAGCCGAATTGCGACCGGCGCAAAAAGGGAATGTCTTGAGCGGAGTTCGCGAAATCGATTCATGATCGGGCAAACAGCCTTCCAGCAACCACTGCGGCGAAGCGGCGAATTCGTCGCCATGCGTGTCAGACGATGAATTCAATCCAGAGTGATTCATTCGTGAGCCAATAGTTATCAAGGTAGTTGAGGGCAGATTTTCGGGGTAAGCCGCAAAGTAAAATCGAATTATGACTTGGTTACGAAACCGCCAAGCGCGTAGGCGATTGTCGTTTGGTTGTCAGAAATGGGACGCAGTTCAAAGCCGTTCTCGGTACAAAGATTTTGGCAATCTTCGTCGTCGAACAGCTCTTGCGAAATCACCAACTCATGCGAATCGTTGGCGTCGAGCAAATGATTGGCGAAGGTGACGGAGCGGCCGAACACGTCTGAGCGACCGTTGAAGCTGGTCGACATCGTCATGCCGCGATGCAGCGCCATTTGCAGTTGCGGCGCTTCGGCGTCGGCGGCGGTTGGGATGTCTTGTCGGATTTCCAAAGCCGCGGTCAGTGCTGAGTTGGCGGTGGAGAATGCGACCAAGATCCGATCGTCCGATTCTTTGACCAGCTTGCCGCCATGTGATTGGAGAATACGAAGGCACGACTGGAACGTGTCGTGAACGCGATCGCACGTCGCGATATCGCCAAGCGACGCAAACAAGTCGAGGACATTGGTGATTCGCAAACCAAGCAGCGTACTGGTCGCCAGATTGGAGAGTCGATCACGCGTGATGACTTCGGCTGGGAAGAGCTTTCGAAATTCAGGCAATCGCATCGCATCTGCGGCGGTGACCGCATCGCTGGCGGCCGCTGCGCGTTCGAGACGAATCACCAACGCGTGCGGATAATCGTTGACCAGCGTCAGCAGTTGGCGGCCAGCGCGAACGCAAATTGGGCGGCGATTGGGTAAGTCGGTATTTAGACGAACCCGTGGATGATTCACGCCGAAGGCCGTTTCCGCCGAGATGCTGATCGTGTAAGGAAGTTGCGTTCCGCGGAGGATGTACGAGCCGGGATCAAGCGTCAGGTCTAGCTCGAGCGCTTCGCCGGGATTTAAACGCGTTTGAGCGACGACATGCGGCGCGTGTTCGGGCCCGCCGATGCAGTAAGTGCGGATATCGGCCTGGCGGATTTCAGGATGAACGCGGAAGATCATCTCGACCGAACTGGAAAAGTCGGTTTCGAAATCATGATTGCAGGCTTCGCATCGTGCGTGACGGTCAATCTCGCTCAACGTTTGCTTCACTTCCGCCGCGACGCGACAAGTGGGACAAATCACGTCCCAATGCATTTCCAGCAAGCCTGCATGGCACGCGGCCAGGCAAGCGATGGTAAACGAATCGGGATTCGCCTGGAAGCGAGTCGCCAACGCGCGGGGACGAATTCGAGCGAGTTCCTGCGCGGGACTTTCGGCGAGAAACTCCAGCAAGTGATCGAGACTGGTCGTATCGCTCATGTCCTCCGCCAGGCGAGCACGCACCGTATCGAGCTTCTTGTGCAAAGTACGCGAAATTTTGGGCGCGGACTCGTAGGGATCTGTCGCCGCCGAACCGCGCAAACGACCGGTCACCATCTCGTTGATCCGGCGATAAACGCGATCGAGCGGCTTGCGACCTTTGAGATGGACTTCGATATATGCGATCATGCGACCGAGCCAGCCGCGAGGAGCAATGCGTACGCTATGCGTCAGGCGACTTCCGCCGGTCGGTCTAGGGGTTACTTCTACGACGCTCACAAACCATTGGAACGGGCCATTTTTGAACTCGCGCAACACGCCCAAGCGTCGCCCTTCGACCCATTCAAACGGATGCTCTTCCCATTGAAGATGCGTGAAACCGAGTCGAAACGAACCGATGCGATGCAACACGCCTTGCTCGTCGCGATGGTTGACGTATTCAACCGGCGGCAATCCGACCGCGGCGTTAATGCGTTCGGTGTTGGAGACGAGCGGCCACAAGTCGGCCGGCTGTCCGTCGAAATCCCACTCCCACTCCGCTGCGAAGACTTTGCCTTTCGCCTCGGGAACGACCGGATGCAGCGCGATGTTGTTCGCTTCACCGCGAACGAGTCGATCCAAGTCGGCGCGCATGTGTCCGGCATCGGCAAACCGAGCAGCCGGCGCCTTTTGCAGCGCTCTCAGCACCAAAGCGGCGGCTCCATCACTAATCAGCGGATTGAGCTTGCGCGGATCAGGCGCTTGCTCGAAGCAATGCCTTGTGATCAGTCGGACCGGATCGTCTCCGGTGAAGGGAGGTCGACCTGTCAGTAACTCGAACAACGTTGCACCGAGCGAGTAAACGTCGGACGCCGGAGTCACCTTCGCTTTGTCGGTGCATTGTTCAGGAGAGATATAGTAGGGAGTTCCCAACATGGCGCTGGTTTTGGTCAGATCCAGCGAAGCGGCCTGATCGACATGACGAGCCAAACCAAAGTCGGTTAGCTTCACGTTAGGAAGCAATTCGGCGTCAATTGCGGCAAAGACCGATTCTGTCGGCGACGCTCCTGTTTGAGGTGGAGCCGAAAGGAGGATATTGCCGGGTTTCAGGTCGCGGTGGACGATGCCGGCGTCATGAGCCGCAGCCAAAGCGGCCGCGACATCGCTGATGATCTGCAGCGCGAGTCGCTCGGGCAATGCTCCCTTTTTCTGCACGACCGCCTTCAGGTCGGTTCCTTCGACCAACTCCATGATCAGATACGAAACTTCGCCGCAGCGACCGACATCCAGCAAGTTGGCGACGTGAGGATGCTGCACTT
The nucleotide sequence above comes from Blastopirellula sp. J2-11. Encoded proteins:
- a CDS encoding protein kinase domain-containing protein, with the translated sequence MTEDPLDKTGVIPDDEFVGDPSWSEGMQEICARLAQTEVDHAADSRSSYSPVRAIPFLGKRYQPIRLLGQGGMGAVYLTADTETGGLVAAKVLPPESLPNEETIQRFQKESRLLAEVQHPHVANLLDVGRCGEVSYLIMELVEGTDLKAVVQKKGALPERLALQIISDVAAALAAAHDAGIVHRDLKPGNILLSAPPQTGASPTESVFAAIDAELLPNVKLTDFGLARHVDQAASLDLTKTSAMLGTPYYISPEQCTDKAKVTPASDVYSLGATLFELLTGRPPFTGDDPVRLITRHCFEQAPDPRKLNPLISDGAAALVLRALQKAPAARFADAGHMRADLDRLVRGEANNIALHPVVPEAKGKVFAAEWEWDFDGQPADLWPLVSNTERINAAVGLPPVEYVNHRDEQGVLHRIGSFRLGFTHLQWEEHPFEWVEGRRLGVLREFKNGPFQWFVSVVEVTPRPTGGSRLTHSVRIAPRGWLGRMIAYIEVHLKGRKPLDRVYRRINEMVTGRLRGSAATDPYESAPKISRTLHKKLDTVRARLAEDMSDTTSLDHLLEFLAESPAQELARIRPRALATRFQANPDSFTIACLAACHAGLLEMHWDVICPTCRVAAEVKQTLSEIDRHARCEACNHDFETDFSSSVEMIFRVHPEIRQADIRTYCIGGPEHAPHVVAQTRLNPGEALELDLTLDPGSYILRGTQLPYTISISAETAFGVNHPRVRLNTDLPNRRPICVRAGRQLLTLVNDYPHALVIRLERAAAASDAVTAADAMRLPEFRKLFPAEVITRDRLSNLATSTLLGLRITNVLDLFASLGDIATCDRVHDTFQSCLRILQSHGGKLVKESDDRILVAFSTANSALTAALEIRQDIPTAADAEAPQLQMALHRGMTMSTSFNGRSDVFGRSVTFANHLLDANDSHELVISQELFDDEDCQNLCTENGFELRPISDNQTTIAYALGGFVTKS
- a CDS encoding EAL domain-containing protein — translated: MNSSSDTHGDEFAASPQWLLEGCLPDHESISRTPLKTFPFCAGRNSACELQVASPNVSKRHATLQLVDDKLIVEDLGSTNGTFVNGRSISQPTFVNHGDLIQLADVEFRLLLSSEIVPEVECTNINYQPEQSWTISRMHEVLNEGRMTIFFQPIVTSVSREVFGYEALVRTDVPGLESPIALFDAASRLGLEIRLSQACRTEAIKTLEASGVPGALFLNTHCHERLGPELIESMREIRQQAGDRTLVLEIHEEAVTDVDSLRDFAVALRRLDIKLAFDDFGVGQSRLLELSQVSPDYLKFDRSLVKDLRQGAAQTGLVANLHRTAIELGITTLAEGLETPESIAACDEIGFTHYQGFAFGRPQPIANFLSHSLEEG